The Vidua chalybeata isolate OUT-0048 chromosome 6, bVidCha1 merged haplotype, whole genome shotgun sequence genome has a segment encoding these proteins:
- the SLC25A29 gene encoding mitochondrial basic amino acids transporter isoform X2 yields MMGLTFINALVFGVQGNTLRALGKDTPLNQFLAGSAAGAIQCIICCPMELAKTRMQLQGTGEYKLKTKNYKNSLDCLIKIYQKEGLRGINRGMVSTLIRETPSFGFYFLTYDCMTRYLGCEAEDSYVIPKLLFSGGMSGIVSWLSTYPMDVIKSRLQADGVGGVTQYNGILDCVRKSYHEEGWRVFTRGLTSTLLRAFPVNAATFATVTVFLMYMKSEDNLPECEPGPVIHQPSSL; encoded by the coding sequence ATGATGGGACTTACATTCATTAACGCGCTGGTGTTCGGTGTGCAAGGAAACACCCTTCGTGCTCTGGGCAAAGACACTCCTCTGAACCAGTTCCTTGCAGggtcagcagcaggggccaTCCAGTGCATCATCTGCTGTCCCATGGAGCTGGCAAAGACAAGGATGCAGCTTCAAGGAACAGGAGAATATAAACTAAAAACGAAGAACTACAAAAACTCTCTGGACTGTTTGATCAAAATCTATCAAAAGGAAGGGCTGAGGGGTATCAACAGGGGCATGGTTTCTACCCTCATAAGAGAAACTCCGAGCTTTGGCTTTTACTTCCTGACCTATGACTGCATGACTCGGTATTTAGGCTGTGAAGCTGAAGACAGTTACGTTATTCCCAAACTGCTGTTTTCTGGAGGGATGTCGGGCATAGTGTCGTGGCTCTCGACCTATCCCATGGACGTGATCAAATCGCGGCTTCAGGCCGACGGCGTCGGAGGCGTCACGCAGTACAACGGCATCCTGGACTGTGTCCGGAAGAGCTACCACGAGGAAGGCTGGAGGGTGTTCACAAGAGGTCTCACTTCCACGCTTCTCCGTGCTTTTCCCGTCAATGCAGCGACCTTTGCTACTGTCACTGTGTTCCTAATGTACATGAAGTCAGAAGACAACCTTCCTGAATGTGAACCAGGTCCAGTAATCCATCAGCCTTCCAGTTTGTGA
- the SLC25A29 gene encoding mitochondrial basic amino acids transporter isoform X1 — protein MALDFLAGCVGGAAGVLVGHPFDTVKVRLQVQNVEKPLYRGTFHCFQSIIKQESAFGLYKGIGSPMMGLTFINALVFGVQGNTLRALGKDTPLNQFLAGSAAGAIQCIICCPMELAKTRMQLQGTGEYKLKTKNYKNSLDCLIKIYQKEGLRGINRGMVSTLIRETPSFGFYFLTYDCMTRYLGCEAEDSYVIPKLLFSGGMSGIVSWLSTYPMDVIKSRLQADGVGGVTQYNGILDCVRKSYHEEGWRVFTRGLTSTLLRAFPVNAATFATVTVFLMYMKSEDNLPECEPGPVIHQPSSL, from the exons ATGGCTCTGGATTTCCTGGCGGGATGTGTCGGCG gtgctgctggtgtgcTGGTGGGACACCCCTTTGACACTGTTAAG GTTCGTCTGCAAGTTCAAAATGTAGAGAAACCTCTCTACCGTGGGACTTTCCATTGCTTTCAGTCCATCATAAAGCAAGAATCT GCTTTTGGACTTTATAAAGGTATTGGGTCACCAATGATGGGACTTACATTCATTAACGCGCTGGTGTTCGGTGTGCAAGGAAACACCCTTCGTGCTCTGGGCAAAGACACTCCTCTGAACCAGTTCCTTGCAGggtcagcagcaggggccaTCCAGTGCATCATCTGCTGTCCCATGGAGCTGGCAAAGACAAGGATGCAGCTTCAAGGAACAGGAGAATATAAACTAAAAACGAAGAACTACAAAAACTCTCTGGACTGTTTGATCAAAATCTATCAAAAGGAAGGGCTGAGGGGTATCAACAGGGGCATGGTTTCTACCCTCATAAGAGAAACTCCGAGCTTTGGCTTTTACTTCCTGACCTATGACTGCATGACTCGGTATTTAGGCTGTGAAGCTGAAGACAGTTACGTTATTCCCAAACTGCTGTTTTCTGGAGGGATGTCGGGCATAGTGTCGTGGCTCTCGACCTATCCCATGGACGTGATCAAATCGCGGCTTCAGGCCGACGGCGTCGGAGGCGTCACGCAGTACAACGGCATCCTGGACTGTGTCCGGAAGAGCTACCACGAGGAAGGCTGGAGGGTGTTCACAAGAGGTCTCACTTCCACGCTTCTCCGTGCTTTTCCCGTCAATGCAGCGACCTTTGCTACTGTCACTGTGTTCCTAATGTACATGAAGTCAGAAGACAACCTTCCTGAATGTGAACCAGGTCCAGTAATCCATCAGCCTTCCAGTTTGTGA